A DNA window from Actinomadura coerulea contains the following coding sequences:
- a CDS encoding ATP-binding protein yields the protein MKVAFVGKGGSGKTTLSALFVRHLAGRGLPVVAIDADINQHLGVALGLDEGRAAKIPALGDRLAELKEHLRGANPRVSSAAAMVKTTPPGSGSRLLRFRGDDPFHEAGQEVDGVTLLATGPFNDDDLGVACYHSKTGAVELYLNHLVDGAGEYVVVDMTAGADTFASGLFTRFDLMFLVAEPTRKGVGVYRQYTEYARDYDVAIRVVGNKVQSEEDVAYLREHVGDDLLTWVGQSAAVRALEQGRDGVALEDGNTAALDRMRAEVDGRVKDWDEFQRQAVEFHIKNARSWASRAVGEDLEAQVDPGFRFPVPAS from the coding sequence GTGAAGGTTGCGTTCGTGGGCAAGGGCGGCAGCGGCAAGACCACCCTGTCGGCACTGTTCGTCCGCCATCTGGCCGGACGGGGGCTGCCCGTGGTCGCCATCGACGCCGACATCAACCAGCACCTCGGTGTGGCGCTCGGGCTCGACGAGGGCCGCGCCGCCAAGATCCCCGCGCTGGGCGACCGGCTCGCCGAGCTCAAGGAGCACCTGCGCGGCGCCAACCCGCGCGTCTCCTCCGCCGCCGCGATGGTCAAGACCACCCCGCCCGGCTCCGGGTCGCGGCTGCTGCGGTTCCGCGGCGACGACCCGTTCCACGAGGCGGGCCAGGAGGTCGACGGCGTCACGCTGCTCGCCACCGGCCCGTTCAACGACGACGACCTCGGCGTGGCCTGCTACCACTCCAAGACCGGCGCGGTGGAGCTTTACCTCAACCACCTGGTGGACGGGGCAGGCGAGTACGTCGTCGTCGACATGACCGCCGGCGCCGACACGTTCGCCTCCGGGCTGTTCACGCGGTTCGACCTGATGTTCCTGGTCGCCGAGCCCACCCGCAAGGGCGTCGGCGTCTACCGGCAGTACACCGAGTACGCCCGCGACTACGACGTCGCCATCCGCGTCGTCGGCAACAAGGTGCAGTCCGAGGAGGACGTCGCCTACCTGCGCGAGCACGTCGGCGACGACCTGCTGACCTGGGTCGGCCAGTCCGCCGCGGTCCGGGCGCTGGAGCAGGGCCGCGACGGCGTCGCGCTGGAGGACGGCAACACCGCCGCCCTCGACCGCATGCGCGCCGAGGTGGACGGCCGCGTCAAGGACTGGGACGAGTTCCAGCGGCAGGCCGTGGAGTTCCACATCAAGAACGCGCGGAGCTGGGCGAGCCGGGCCGTAGGGGAGGACCTCGAAGCGCAGGTCGACCCCGGTTTCCGCTTCCCCGTCCCCGCCTCCTAG
- a CDS encoding energy-coupling factor ABC transporter ATP-binding protein: MTPSLEVKGLAYAYPDGTQALFGVDLTVGRGERVALLGPNGAGKTTLVLHLNGILHGGLGEVRVGGLAVDPKDRKALREIRRRVGIVFQDPDDQLFMPTVREDVAFGPANLGLRGADLDRRVREALARVGMLDAADRPPQHLSFGQRRRVAVATVLAMEPEILVLDEPSSNLDPASRRELAEILLSLDVTVLMVTHDLPYAAELCPRSVILSGGVIAADRPTRDLLTDAGLLAAHRLELPFGFDPAAAPR; the protein is encoded by the coding sequence ATGACCCCCTCGCTCGAGGTGAAGGGCCTCGCCTACGCGTATCCAGACGGCACGCAGGCGCTGTTCGGCGTCGACCTGACGGTCGGGCGCGGGGAGCGCGTCGCGCTGCTCGGGCCGAACGGCGCCGGCAAGACCACGCTCGTCCTGCACCTGAACGGCATCCTGCACGGCGGCCTGGGCGAGGTCCGGGTGGGCGGCCTCGCCGTCGACCCGAAGGACAGGAAGGCGCTGCGGGAGATCCGCCGCCGTGTCGGAATCGTCTTCCAGGACCCCGACGACCAGCTGTTCATGCCGACCGTCCGGGAGGACGTCGCGTTCGGCCCCGCCAACCTCGGCCTGCGCGGCGCCGACCTGGACCGGCGGGTGCGGGAAGCGCTGGCCCGCGTCGGCATGCTGGACGCCGCCGACCGCCCGCCGCAGCACCTCAGCTTCGGCCAGCGCCGCCGCGTCGCCGTCGCCACCGTCCTGGCGATGGAGCCGGAGATCCTCGTGCTGGACGAGCCGTCCTCCAACCTGGACCCGGCCAGCCGCCGCGAGCTCGCCGAGATCCTGTTGAGCCTGGACGTGACGGTCCTGATGGTCACGCACGACCTGCCGTACGCGGCCGAACTGTGCCCGCGGTCGGTGATCCTCTCCGGCGGGGTCATCGCGGCCGACCGCCCCACCCGCGACCTGCTCACCGACGCGGGGCTGCTGGCGGCGCACCGCCTGGAGCTGCCCTTCGGGTTCGACCCGGCCGCGGCCCCGCGCTGA
- the cbiQ gene encoding cobalt ECF transporter T component CbiQ, with the protein MGAGHAHRLYVPGASPVHRLPPQCKLVAVLAFVLLVVATPRERLWAFAVYALLLAAVTAAARIPFGTVARRIVIEVPFVAFAFLMPFVANGEKITVLGLRMSESGLWGAWNILAKGTLGVVASILLAATTEPRLLLLGIERLRMPQLITQIAAFMLRYGDVVAAELGRMRVARAARGFEARDIRATGVLARSVGALFLRSYERGERVHLAMISRGYDGRMPVMDGAAATAAQWAAAAALPSAAALVALAAWMGP; encoded by the coding sequence CCGGGCGCCTCGCCGGTGCACCGGCTGCCGCCGCAGTGCAAGCTCGTCGCCGTCCTGGCGTTCGTGCTGCTGGTCGTCGCGACGCCGCGGGAGCGGCTCTGGGCGTTCGCCGTGTACGCGCTGCTGCTCGCGGCGGTCACGGCGGCGGCCCGGATCCCGTTCGGGACGGTCGCGCGGCGGATCGTCATCGAGGTGCCGTTCGTCGCGTTCGCCTTCCTCATGCCGTTCGTCGCGAACGGCGAGAAGATCACCGTGCTGGGGCTGCGGATGAGCGAGAGCGGGCTGTGGGGCGCCTGGAACATCCTCGCCAAGGGCACCCTCGGCGTCGTCGCGTCGATCCTGCTGGCCGCGACGACCGAGCCGCGGCTGCTGCTGCTCGGCATCGAGCGGCTGCGGATGCCGCAGCTCATCACGCAGATCGCCGCGTTCATGCTGCGCTACGGCGACGTCGTCGCCGCGGAGCTCGGCCGGATGAGGGTCGCGCGGGCCGCCCGCGGCTTCGAGGCCCGCGACATCCGGGCGACGGGGGTGCTCGCCAGATCCGTGGGCGCCCTGTTCCTGCGCTCCTACGAGCGCGGCGAGCGCGTCCACCTGGCCATGATCAGCCGCGGGTACGACGGCCGGATGCCCGTCATGGACGGCGCGGCAGCGACCGCCGCGCAGTGGGCGGCCGCCGCCGCGCTGCCCTCGGCCGCCGCGCTCGTCGCACTGGCTGCTTGGATGGGCCCATGA